A DNA window from Nitrospira sp. contains the following coding sequences:
- a CDS encoding Helix-turn-helix transcriptional regulator (MaGe:77309027) → MTKSAQSPLLAGRLGTLTEELSLYAPQWANRLARAKSEQELLAVVSALFNLTHALNPRMKRVAVHQPSLSTRMHQFIGANLHKGVTLKLLSQFLGYSEKYCSDLFHSTMGESFSAHLKRRRLETARIFLQTTDMGVAEIATAIGFGDQFAFSHFFKRATGQSPLRYRSERGRRALTPGPSQAKRPS, encoded by the coding sequence ATGACGAAATCTGCACAATCGCCCCTGCTTGCCGGACGCCTTGGCACGCTCACCGAAGAGCTGAGCCTCTATGCTCCGCAATGGGCCAATCGGCTCGCCCGGGCGAAATCGGAACAGGAACTTCTGGCAGTGGTCAGCGCCCTGTTTAACTTGACCCATGCCTTGAATCCTAGAATGAAGCGCGTCGCCGTCCATCAGCCATCTCTCTCCACACGCATGCACCAGTTTATCGGAGCCAATCTTCATAAGGGCGTGACCCTCAAACTCTTGTCGCAGTTTCTCGGGTATTCAGAAAAGTATTGCTCTGACCTCTTCCACAGCACGATGGGCGAATCGTTCTCGGCACATCTCAAACGCCGCCGGCTTGAAACCGCTCGCATCTTCCTGCAAACCACGGACATGGGCGTGGCTGAAATCGCGACGGCCATCGGATTTGGCGATCAATTTGCTTTCAGCCATTTCTTTAAGCGAGCGACCGGCCAATCTCCACTCCGGTATCGATCGGAGCGCGGCCGTCGCGCGCTCACCCCAGGCCCCAGCCAGGCAAAGCGGCCCTCATGA
- a CDS encoding Acriflavin resistance protein (MaGe:77309028) yields MTTPPIRDADVSVLTLPREDPPHESRPSTAWRRWVVGSLLICTCLAGLYWFLPAFSSAPEVETAPVKIIGSAGPSSLLSASGYVVAQRQASVASKGTGRLEHLNVAVGSRVTVGEIIARVQQDDVQAIQRQVRARLDVAKSALINAQAEWRDAQQSHARATALLPNQFVSQAEFDTTANRLRRAEAMVRSSTAAITAAEADVQAADVMLENTLIRAPFDGVVLKKFAEIGEVVAPMASSASSRGAVVLIADMTSLTVEADISESSIAQISPGQTADITLDAIQGKRYPAIVQQIVPTADRSKGTVLAKVRFLELDEHVLPEMSAKISFHAPPQPQATSTPRFLIPSSALVLKNGTPVAYVLDGDIVREISIEEIATRGSEREVHGALTAADRIILAPPSSLAPGDRVHPRATQ; encoded by the coding sequence ATGACCACTCCGCCGATTCGAGATGCCGATGTGTCCGTCCTCACCTTGCCGCGGGAGGACCCGCCTCACGAGTCTCGCCCATCGACCGCATGGCGTCGATGGGTCGTCGGAAGCCTCCTGATCTGTACCTGCCTGGCAGGACTCTATTGGTTTCTTCCCGCGTTCTCCTCTGCGCCGGAGGTCGAGACCGCTCCGGTGAAAATCATCGGGAGCGCTGGACCGTCATCGCTCTTGAGCGCCAGCGGATACGTCGTCGCACAGCGGCAAGCCTCCGTCGCCTCCAAAGGCACCGGGCGATTGGAACATCTGAACGTCGCGGTCGGAAGCCGCGTCACAGTCGGAGAGATCATCGCCCGGGTACAGCAGGACGACGTGCAAGCCATCCAACGGCAGGTGCGCGCACGTTTGGATGTAGCTAAATCGGCCTTGATCAATGCGCAGGCCGAATGGCGCGATGCCCAGCAAAGCCATGCGCGGGCCACCGCCTTGCTGCCCAATCAGTTTGTCTCGCAAGCCGAATTCGACACGACTGCTAACCGCCTCAGACGGGCGGAAGCCATGGTGCGGTCTTCTACGGCGGCCATCACGGCGGCCGAAGCCGATGTGCAGGCGGCCGACGTGATGCTGGAGAACACGCTGATCCGAGCGCCGTTCGACGGGGTGGTGCTCAAAAAGTTCGCCGAGATCGGTGAAGTTGTCGCGCCCATGGCCAGCTCCGCCAGCTCGCGGGGCGCCGTGGTATTGATCGCAGACATGACGTCGCTGACGGTTGAAGCGGACATTTCCGAATCGTCGATCGCGCAGATCTCGCCAGGCCAGACCGCCGACATCACCTTGGACGCCATCCAAGGCAAGCGCTATCCGGCGATCGTGCAGCAAATCGTGCCGACGGCCGACCGGTCCAAAGGAACCGTGCTGGCCAAAGTTCGGTTCTTGGAACTGGACGAACACGTGCTCCCAGAAATGAGTGCGAAGATTTCCTTTCACGCGCCACCGCAGCCGCAGGCCACATCCACCCCGCGCTTTCTGATTCCGTCCAGCGCGCTGGTGCTGAAGAACGGCACACCTGTGGCCTATGTGCTCGACGGCGACATTGTGCGTGAAATCTCGATTGAAGAAATCGCGACACGCGGTAGCGAGCGTGAGGTGCATGGCGCCTTGACCGCTGCGGACCGGATCATTCTCGCTCCGCCATCGTCGCTGGCACCCGGCGACCGAGTGCATCCCCGTGCCACCCAGTAG
- a CDS encoding putative ABC transporter ATP-binding protein YvrO (MaGe:77309029), with protein MNQPAIEFRRVTKSYFRGNQEVPILRDFNLSIPAGRFLAVMGPSGSGKTTILNLVAGLDRPTSGTIQAAGVTVSQQRESELARWRARHIGFVFQFYNLIPVLTAAENVELPLLLSRLAKRERATHVQAALGLVGLHDRLHHYPRQLSGGQEQRVGIARAIVSDPTILLADEPTGNLDRSAAEAVMALLSRLHVELKKTILMVTHDPRAAEYAQETLHFDKGAVS; from the coding sequence ATGAATCAGCCAGCCATTGAGTTTCGCCGCGTCACGAAATCCTATTTCCGTGGAAACCAGGAAGTGCCGATTCTTCGAGACTTCAACCTGTCGATTCCCGCAGGGCGATTTCTGGCGGTCATGGGGCCTTCGGGATCTGGCAAGACCACGATTCTTAATCTGGTCGCCGGTCTGGACCGCCCCACCAGCGGCACCATCCAGGCGGCCGGCGTGACAGTATCTCAACAGCGAGAATCGGAGCTTGCTCGATGGCGGGCGCGGCATATCGGCTTTGTATTTCAATTCTACAATCTCATTCCCGTTCTGACGGCAGCAGAAAATGTGGAGCTGCCGCTGCTGCTTAGCAGGCTGGCCAAACGGGAGCGCGCCACGCATGTGCAAGCCGCGCTCGGCCTCGTTGGATTGCACGACCGCCTCCACCATTATCCCCGCCAGCTCTCGGGAGGCCAGGAGCAGCGCGTCGGCATCGCGCGCGCCATCGTCAGCGATCCAACCATTCTCCTGGCGGACGAACCGACGGGCAATCTCGACCGAAGCGCGGCCGAAGCCGTCATGGCTCTGCTCTCGCGGCTGCATGTGGAGCTCAAGAAAACGATTCTGATGGTCACTCACGATCCACGCGCCGCCGAATACGCCCAGGAGACGCTTCATTTCGATAAAGGCGCGGTGAGCTGA
- a CDS encoding FtsX domain-containing protein (MaGe:77309030), with amino-acid sequence MTIGTLIVRNLRRHLLRVTMTALGIATVILAFNLIVTTVRAWYAGVESAVPNRLITRHAASLSIHLPLAYRDRIASLDGVTGVTYANWFGGVYRDAKGFFPQFAVEPDSFLNLHAELSVREDERQAFLSDRRGCLIGRRLADLYGWKVGDVIALKGTIYPGDWEFVVRGIYRGATSTTDETWMLLRWDYLNERRLLIDPDRAGTVGWYVVRLADPARAGSLSAAIDTEFANSMAETRTETEQAFQMGFVAMSGAIISALNVLAIALNGITLLVLANTLVMAVRERTKELAVLRTLGFRPSHLAALVAGEALLIAGLGSFLGIALTIPATALYAGMVGAKLGNFFQHMNLYPSTVLLSAAVTLSIAVCASAIPIATVLRRSIAYDLRHAG; translated from the coding sequence ATGACCATCGGGACATTGATCGTCCGTAATCTTCGGCGGCACCTGCTCCGTGTGACAATGACGGCACTCGGCATCGCGACCGTCATTCTCGCGTTCAATCTCATTGTCACCACCGTCCGCGCCTGGTATGCCGGCGTCGAATCGGCCGTCCCCAACCGGCTGATCACCCGCCACGCCGCCTCGCTCTCCATTCACCTCCCGCTGGCCTATCGAGACCGCATTGCCAGTCTCGACGGGGTGACCGGCGTGACCTATGCCAATTGGTTCGGCGGGGTCTACCGGGACGCCAAAGGATTCTTTCCGCAATTCGCCGTGGAGCCGGATTCCTTTCTGAATCTTCACGCGGAGCTCTCGGTGCGCGAGGACGAACGGCAGGCGTTTCTCAGCGATCGTCGGGGCTGTCTGATCGGCCGCCGCCTGGCCGATCTCTACGGCTGGAAAGTCGGCGACGTCATCGCACTCAAAGGGACGATTTATCCGGGAGATTGGGAATTCGTCGTCCGGGGAATCTATCGAGGGGCGACATCCACGACAGATGAAACCTGGATGCTGCTGCGGTGGGATTATCTGAACGAACGCCGCCTGTTGATCGATCCGGATCGGGCCGGTACGGTTGGATGGTATGTCGTGCGCCTGGCCGATCCCGCGCGCGCGGGCTCACTGTCGGCCGCCATCGACACCGAGTTTGCCAATTCGATGGCGGAAACCAGGACCGAGACCGAACAGGCCTTCCAGATGGGCTTTGTCGCCATGTCCGGCGCCATTATCAGCGCGTTGAACGTGCTGGCGATTGCGCTGAACGGGATCACGCTCTTGGTCCTCGCCAACACCCTCGTGATGGCCGTTCGCGAGAGAACGAAAGAACTGGCGGTGTTACGGACCCTGGGATTTCGTCCCTCCCATCTCGCCGCGCTGGTAGCGGGTGAAGCGCTGCTGATCGCGGGGCTCGGGTCGTTTCTCGGCATCGCCCTCACGATCCCGGCCACCGCTCTCTACGCCGGCATGGTCGGAGCCAAGCTGGGAAATTTTTTCCAACATATGAACTTATACCCCAGCACCGTTCTCCTGAGCGCTGCGGTAACCCTGAGCATCGCCGTCTGCGCATCGGCGATTCCCATCGCCACCGTGCTGCGCCGATCCATCGCCTATGACTTGCGCCACGCTGGGTAG
- a CDS encoding FtsX-like permease family protein (MaGe:77309031): MPLLWSYSVRNVWVRSSTNALTVAGLALVSLVLLAVLMLGNGLNRALIESGSTDNVLLLRKGATTEIASGISRDQAHIVQALAGIAQTSAGEPLAIPELVVLISLKKTGAESAANVVVRGTQPDTFALRPQATLVQGRLWRPGTAEIVIGAQIAKRFLPGGLGAHLRIGKREWQVVGIFDAQGTAFDSEIWGDADQLMAAYGRDSYSSLTARLAHPTAFQPLDDTIGTDARLLLQVKREREYYREKSMTMATFIRLLGLTFTGIFAVGAILGGTMTMYGAVASRTREIGMLRALGFSSSTILASFLCESLLIGALSGLLAIGGGTALQFVTLSTMNFSTFSELAFRLTLTPASILITLAFAIGISLLGGIPPALRAARLPVTSALRAPGQ, encoded by the coding sequence ATGCCATTGCTCTGGAGCTATAGTGTGCGAAACGTCTGGGTGCGCAGCAGCACCAACGCATTAACCGTTGCCGGACTCGCCTTGGTCAGCCTGGTGCTCCTCGCAGTCCTGATGCTGGGAAACGGATTGAACCGCGCCCTGATCGAAAGCGGTTCGACGGATAATGTGTTGCTCTTGAGAAAGGGAGCCACCACCGAAATCGCCAGCGGCATCTCTCGCGATCAAGCGCACATCGTCCAAGCGCTGGCCGGCATTGCGCAAACCTCCGCCGGGGAGCCGCTGGCCATTCCTGAACTCGTCGTCTTAATCAGCCTCAAAAAAACCGGCGCCGAGAGCGCCGCCAATGTCGTGGTCCGCGGAACTCAACCGGATACCTTCGCGCTGCGGCCGCAGGCCACCCTCGTGCAAGGACGCCTGTGGCGGCCCGGCACCGCTGAAATCGTGATCGGTGCGCAGATTGCGAAGCGGTTTCTTCCAGGTGGACTCGGAGCGCATCTGCGGATCGGCAAGCGCGAGTGGCAGGTCGTCGGCATCTTCGACGCGCAGGGCACGGCCTTCGATTCAGAAATCTGGGGCGATGCCGATCAACTGATGGCTGCATACGGACGAGACTCCTATTCGTCGCTGACCGCTCGCCTTGCACACCCCACTGCATTCCAACCGCTCGATGACACCATTGGAACAGACGCGCGATTGCTGCTCCAGGTAAAACGGGAACGGGAGTATTACCGCGAGAAATCCATGACGATGGCCACATTTATCAGACTCCTCGGATTGACCTTCACCGGCATTTTCGCCGTTGGAGCGATTCTGGGCGGCACGATGACGATGTACGGGGCGGTGGCGTCCCGAACCAGGGAAATCGGCATGCTGCGCGCGCTAGGATTTTCCTCCTCGACCATCCTCGCCTCGTTTCTCTGCGAGTCCTTGCTGATCGGCGCCCTGTCCGGATTGCTAGCGATCGGCGGCGGCACCGCCTTGCAGTTCGTCACGCTCTCCACGATGAACTTCAGCACCTTTTCCGAATTGGCGTTTCGCCTGACTCTGACTCCAGCCTCGATCCTCATCACCCTGGCCTTTGCGATCGGAATCAGCCTGCTTGGCGGAATTCCACCGGCGCTGCGAGCCGCGCGGCTCCCCGTCACCTCCGCACTGCGCGCGCCCGGCCAATAG
- a CDS encoding hypothetical protein (Evidence 5 : Unknown function; MaGe:77309032), whose amino-acid sequence MDIQVRINPGNVDYPQLRALLGISGWGLEEDYSDATLEQTIKRCSYFIAAYDSDRLVGYARAFTDDIMVTWLAEILVHPEYRRKGIGRMMMNELLPVTSHTAIYTQAFVGNEDFFTSFVIKSKAMLVACSRKPLTTDKLPTNRIRQAS is encoded by the coding sequence ATGGACATCCAAGTGCGCATCAATCCCGGCAATGTGGACTATCCCCAATTGAGAGCGCTCCTCGGCATATCCGGATGGGGCCTCGAGGAGGATTACTCCGACGCCACATTAGAACAAACGATCAAGAGATGCTCGTACTTCATTGCCGCGTATGACTCAGACAGACTTGTGGGGTACGCTCGGGCATTTACCGATGACATCATGGTGACGTGGCTCGCCGAAATCCTCGTCCATCCAGAGTACCGCCGGAAGGGAATCGGCAGGATGATGATGAACGAGCTGTTACCTGTGACGAGTCACACAGCGATCTACACTCAAGCGTTTGTCGGAAATGAGGACTTCTTTACATCATTCGTGATTAAATCAAAAGCAATGCTTGTGGCCTGTTCTCGCAAACCGCTCACAACAGACAAGCTACCCACCAACCGCATCAGGCAGGCCTCTTAG
- a CDS encoding TonB family protein (MaGe:77309033): protein MAPTERPHQLMSAWGISLCVHALIVVTAAGLLRELPQLPPPTYRMELLLHESSHAPSPHSSAAADTPSASKDRANQPQAAPVMASPQHKSAASSAQPIKAPVDRTPSVVQQTPTQVTTVTRVAHSILSSTAVHTTTPMTTSQPIEQRIESSPTANEFSALTPQPAPHTVERSLVSTTAPTLSPPASREVVTERQERSIAQVQQQSAKSAYTPLTHSGQAPASPHGADGTDGTEADTDSPSSDATQHNAKAGAAASAPTPSSHAEEAKDPEAPDAPHAVVAMGHPSITRTISAGSDFGWLTDLLKRRIKSFQAYPRLAAMQGWEGKVVVQATIGQDGRLLSAVVTESSGFASLDQDALTLMHRATPIHFQQELGQTHIDVFIPVIYHLNR from the coding sequence ATGGCGCCAACCGAGCGGCCTCACCAACTGATGTCAGCTTGGGGAATATCCCTGTGCGTGCATGCCCTCATCGTCGTAACAGCCGCCGGCCTCCTCCGTGAGTTGCCTCAACTCCCTCCTCCGACATACCGCATGGAGCTGCTCCTCCATGAGTCTTCGCATGCACCTTCGCCTCACTCTTCAGCTGCCGCCGATACGCCCTCCGCCAGCAAGGACAGGGCCAATCAGCCGCAAGCCGCACCAGTCATGGCAAGCCCACAGCACAAATCCGCCGCATCGAGCGCGCAACCGATCAAAGCGCCTGTAGACAGGACGCCCTCCGTCGTCCAGCAGACTCCGACTCAGGTCACCACTGTCACCCGAGTCGCCCACAGCATCCTGTCATCGACCGCAGTCCACACCACGACTCCCATGACCACCTCTCAACCAATTGAACAACGTATTGAGAGCAGTCCAACGGCCAATGAATTCTCCGCTCTTACTCCTCAGCCTGCGCCTCACACAGTTGAGCGGTCGTTGGTATCCACGACCGCTCCCACACTGTCACCTCCTGCATCTCGAGAAGTCGTCACCGAGCGGCAGGAACGCTCAATTGCGCAGGTGCAGCAACAATCGGCAAAGTCTGCATACACCCCTCTCACCCATTCCGGGCAGGCACCGGCTTCGCCTCATGGCGCTGACGGAACGGACGGAACGGAAGCGGATACCGACTCGCCTTCATCGGACGCCACACAGCACAACGCGAAAGCCGGAGCAGCTGCATCTGCCCCTACACCTTCCTCTCACGCTGAAGAGGCAAAAGATCCAGAGGCTCCCGATGCGCCACATGCCGTCGTGGCCATGGGCCACCCCTCTATCACCCGGACAATTTCCGCCGGATCGGATTTTGGCTGGCTGACCGACCTGCTCAAGCGAAGAATAAAAAGTTTTCAAGCCTATCCGCGGCTGGCCGCCATGCAGGGCTGGGAAGGAAAAGTCGTCGTGCAGGCCACGATCGGACAGGATGGCCGGTTACTCAGTGCGGTCGTGACGGAAAGCTCGGGCTTTGCCTCCCTGGATCAAGACGCATTGACCCTCATGCATCGCGCCACTCCTATCCATTTCCAACAGGAGCTTGGGCAAACCCACATCGACGTATTTATTCCCGTCATCTATCACCTGAACCGCTGA
- a CDS encoding conserved exported protein of unknown function (Evidence 4 : Unknown function but conserved in other organisms; MaGe:77309034): MHIHTLSLIAAGLLLCATWAPAVAAPPSTVGFLVVAQDRGFLGNQEIRALVDEFKQSYPAALGLVGRDAASVDGEYAGYLSRAAQELKQAGATEIVAIPLFLSDADPLLTHIKPLVPAHTGGLPVRWAPAMAHDYLIGQIVLDRVEALSEQAGSERLILVGTGAMDEASAMALKVDLEKLLAYVARYKKFRDAEVVMYYDRAAERAGQNNKDVTAYLLAQIAKQGRTLLVPVSIGPKFDTAMSLTSWLGGQFKHTQAVYKPNELLPHPNALLWLKKTANRDTPLSAASLGLVIMPHGSTQPWNDAVESAIQPLRSHYPVEMAYGMGDPYIIQEAVSRLEQRGIRRIVFVRMYALDHHMKSLTDYILGLAEHADEPGHESGHGHASEAPPQVRTAALFSTFGGYEQNPEIAHVLHARIAEMSTDPANETVLLIAHGEGTDEGNDRWLAVMNQNIARLRQDPHCATLKSVQALTVREDWPKEREQAVAQARAIVEDAGKNGRVLVIANRLYGSGPYKTMLKGLTYDMNEKGLVHPILTRWLEDGVRRLTAELIPHDAEQHLARP; this comes from the coding sequence ATGCACATACACACCCTGTCCTTAATCGCCGCAGGCTTGCTGCTCTGCGCCACCTGGGCACCGGCAGTTGCCGCGCCACCCTCGACGGTCGGGTTCCTGGTCGTCGCGCAAGATCGAGGTTTTCTTGGCAATCAAGAAATCAGAGCCCTGGTCGATGAATTTAAGCAGTCGTATCCAGCCGCCTTGGGATTAGTCGGTCGCGACGCGGCAAGCGTCGACGGTGAATATGCCGGCTACCTCTCTCGAGCCGCGCAGGAGTTGAAGCAAGCCGGCGCCACTGAAATTGTCGCTATCCCGCTCTTTCTCTCCGACGCGGACCCATTGCTCACGCACATCAAGCCGCTCGTGCCCGCGCATACCGGCGGGCTGCCTGTTCGGTGGGCGCCGGCCATGGCTCACGACTACCTCATCGGCCAAATCGTGCTCGATCGGGTCGAGGCCTTGAGCGAACAGGCCGGATCGGAGCGCCTCATTCTCGTCGGCACCGGCGCGATGGATGAAGCCAGCGCCATGGCCTTGAAAGTCGATCTCGAGAAGTTGCTCGCCTACGTCGCGCGTTATAAAAAGTTTCGCGATGCGGAAGTCGTCATGTACTACGACCGCGCCGCTGAACGTGCCGGGCAGAACAACAAAGACGTCACGGCCTACCTCCTTGCTCAAATCGCCAAGCAAGGCCGCACGCTGCTGGTGCCAGTCTCAATCGGGCCCAAGTTCGATACGGCCATGTCCCTGACCAGCTGGCTGGGCGGACAATTCAAACACACCCAGGCTGTGTACAAACCAAACGAACTGCTGCCACACCCAAATGCCCTGCTGTGGCTGAAGAAAACAGCGAATCGGGACACCCCGCTCTCAGCCGCATCGCTGGGGCTGGTGATCATGCCGCACGGATCGACGCAACCGTGGAACGACGCTGTGGAATCGGCCATCCAGCCGCTTCGATCCCACTACCCCGTCGAAATGGCCTATGGGATGGGCGATCCCTACATCATTCAAGAGGCGGTCTCCCGCCTTGAGCAACGCGGCATCAGGCGGATCGTCTTCGTGCGGATGTACGCCCTGGATCATCATATGAAATCGCTCACGGACTACATCCTCGGCCTGGCTGAGCATGCCGACGAACCTGGCCATGAGAGCGGACACGGCCATGCGTCCGAGGCGCCGCCTCAAGTCAGGACCGCGGCGCTCTTCTCCACGTTCGGCGGGTATGAACAGAACCCGGAGATCGCCCACGTCCTCCACGCACGCATCGCCGAAATGAGCACGGACCCCGCCAATGAAACGGTCTTGCTCATCGCGCATGGAGAAGGCACCGACGAGGGCAACGATCGATGGCTGGCGGTCATGAATCAGAACATCGCGCGGCTTCGGCAAGATCCCCATTGCGCCACGCTCAAATCCGTGCAAGCGCTGACCGTCCGGGAGGACTGGCCCAAAGAGCGCGAACAGGCCGTGGCGCAAGCGCGCGCCATCGTCGAAGACGCGGGGAAGAACGGGCGGGTCCTCGTCATTGCCAACCGCCTGTACGGGTCCGGCCCCTATAAAACCATGCTGAAAGGGCTGACCTATGACATGAATGAGAAAGGGCTGGTCCATCCCATCTTGACTCGCTGGCTGGAAGACGGTGTCCGCCGGCTCACCGCAGAATTAATCCCGCACGACGCAGAACAACACCTGGCAAGGCCTTAG
- a CDS encoding TonB-dependent receptor (MaGe:77309035), whose product MTMQRTGFRPSPRTALAMLTIAALYTITPLATQAADDITATVSDAPPSVPDEPATPATVPLKSLFVDDIVITGTWTPHAQKDSPVEIERITSKMIEQAGATNLRQVLQDVPAIEFRRTGGRFQQFQIQGLESIHTLFLVNGQELIGSTEGGQFTDDLLASPDIESIEVVKGAAAVQYGSDAIGGVINIRTKRATKALGGTITGQYGRYNTVTTFAAPEFRSADGKFGGYIAAGVSKSDGVDYIPSTPVTNGEPRYSTKNISANFDYAFSNSVKFSLYNKYTDQDRVSLGGAAVTSTRSQTTSNNERNQTVARMDWSPDAVSTLSIWGHYQSFQNESRTNTLGTGAQTRVSKYTQTLWEPQFQYTRQLDQHNLLTLGGEHDMRSIEGLSFASPLAIKHLTETAGWVQDEIAVLPWMDILLGSRYTTNSEAGGAWSPQATLLLKPGNFRGRFSYTKGFRSPSLSELGASFVEGGFFGIVGNPNLAPEKSTSYTANVEYYFEHAKIGASVFRHDVDNLIQFVNGTCSATDAASLGVAQNFCQKPFNTAVTRSQGFELEGGIRPLPWLYLETGYMYLDARDHTTDQYLFGRSRHTWKTRANIEYDGWTYTTRLRYFSSFGFADANANGRIDRDQNELAPSNVQLDMRLAKTFPNGMELYVGADNITKARVQVGGVPPPEGQQLYYVGMRMAL is encoded by the coding sequence ATGACTATGCAGAGAACCGGATTTCGACCTTCCCCTAGAACCGCGCTCGCCATGCTGACTATCGCCGCCCTGTACACAATAACCCCTCTCGCGACCCAGGCAGCCGACGACATCACAGCGACCGTATCGGACGCACCGCCAAGCGTGCCGGACGAGCCGGCCACACCGGCAACCGTTCCTCTAAAAAGTCTCTTCGTCGACGACATCGTCATTACCGGAACGTGGACCCCGCATGCGCAGAAGGACTCGCCCGTCGAGATCGAACGGATCACCTCGAAAATGATCGAGCAGGCCGGCGCCACCAATCTTCGCCAAGTGCTGCAAGACGTGCCGGCCATTGAGTTTCGCCGCACAGGAGGACGCTTTCAACAGTTTCAAATCCAGGGCCTGGAGAGCATTCACACGCTGTTTCTGGTCAACGGACAGGAATTGATCGGCTCCACCGAAGGCGGGCAATTTACCGACGATCTGCTGGCCTCCCCTGATATCGAATCGATCGAAGTCGTCAAAGGCGCCGCCGCCGTTCAATACGGCAGCGATGCCATCGGAGGCGTCATCAACATCCGCACCAAACGGGCCACGAAAGCGCTGGGCGGCACTATCACCGGACAATATGGCCGCTACAACACTGTCACGACCTTTGCCGCCCCCGAGTTCCGTAGTGCCGACGGCAAGTTCGGCGGATACATCGCAGCCGGCGTGTCCAAGTCGGATGGCGTCGACTACATTCCCAGCACGCCGGTCACGAACGGAGAGCCGCGCTACTCGACGAAGAATATCAGCGCCAACTTCGATTACGCATTCTCCAACTCCGTCAAGTTCTCACTCTACAATAAATACACCGATCAGGACCGTGTGAGCCTCGGAGGGGCCGCCGTCACATCCACGCGAAGCCAGACCACCAGCAACAACGAGCGCAATCAGACGGTCGCCAGGATGGATTGGAGCCCCGATGCCGTCTCGACCTTGAGCATCTGGGGGCACTACCAAAGTTTCCAAAATGAATCGCGCACCAACACACTGGGCACCGGCGCGCAAACCCGAGTCTCCAAATATACCCAGACGCTCTGGGAGCCGCAGTTTCAATACACCAGGCAGCTCGATCAGCACAATCTGCTGACGCTCGGCGGCGAGCACGACATGCGTTCTATCGAGGGGTTGAGCTTCGCGTCTCCGTTGGCTATCAAACACCTTACGGAAACCGCAGGCTGGGTCCAAGATGAAATCGCCGTGCTCCCCTGGATGGACATTCTCCTGGGCAGCCGCTACACCACCAATAGCGAGGCCGGAGGAGCCTGGAGCCCGCAAGCCACGTTGCTGCTCAAACCAGGCAACTTTCGCGGCCGATTCTCCTACACCAAAGGGTTTCGATCCCCCAGCTTATCCGAACTCGGCGCCTCGTTCGTCGAAGGCGGATTCTTCGGCATCGTCGGCAACCCCAACCTCGCCCCCGAGAAATCGACGAGCTACACCGCCAACGTTGAATACTATTTTGAGCATGCCAAGATCGGCGCCTCCGTCTTCAGGCATGACGTCGACAACCTGATCCAATTCGTCAACGGCACCTGCTCGGCAACAGACGCCGCCAGTCTCGGCGTCGCGCAGAACTTCTGCCAAAAACCGTTCAACACCGCCGTGACGCGAAGCCAAGGCTTCGAACTTGAGGGAGGCATCAGGCCGCTTCCCTGGCTCTACCTCGAAACCGGCTACATGTATCTCGATGCGCGCGACCACACCACGGACCAATACCTATTCGGCCGATCGCGCCATACATGGAAAACCCGCGCGAACATTGAGTACGACGGATGGACCTACACCACCAGGCTTCGCTACTTCTCCTCCTTCGGGTTCGCCGACGCGAATGCCAATGGACGCATCGACCGCGATCAAAACGAGCTCGCGCCGTCGAATGTCCAGCTCGACATGAGGCTGGCGAAAACGTTCCCGAATGGGATGGAACTCTATGTCGGCGCCGACAACATCACCAAGGCGCGCGTGCAAGTCGGAGGCGTCCCGCCTCCGGAAGGACAGCAACTCTATTACGTCGGCATGCGGATGGCCCTGTAA